CCTCGTGCACATGCCCTCGCACATTTATATCCGCACGGGCGACTACGTCCGCTCCGCGAAGGCCAACGCTGCCGCCGCCGCGGTGGATGAAGCCTACTTTGGCTCGAAGGGCGCGCAGACCTTCTACGCGATGGGCTACTACGCGCACAACCGCCAGTTCGAGTCTGCGTCAGCGATGTTCGCCGGCAATCTCGCCGAGGCACGGGCGAGCGCTGTGCGCACGGTGCAGGTCGCAGATCCGGCGGCAGATCAGATGGCCATGCTCGAACCCTTCGCCGCGCTGGAGCTGTTCGTGTTGGTGCGCTTCGGGCAGTGGGCCGATATCCTGTCGGGTACGACTCGGGCACCGAAAGCGACGCGCACCCTGCAGACCGGCTTTCACCACTGGGCACGGGGCGCCGCGCTTGCGGCAACCGGAAAGCTCGGTGACGCCGAGCAAGCGCTTACCTCGCTGAAGAGCGCGGCGACGGGCGTGCCGAAGGAAGCGATGGTCGGTCCGGTGAACTGGGGCGGCGATGTGCTCGCCGTGGCGATCTCCGACCTCACGGGCCGCATCGCGGAGGCCAAGGGAGATCACGCGGCGGCGATCACGGCGTTCACCGCGGCCGTCGTGGCCGAGGACAAGTTGGGCTACAACGAGCCACCTGACTGGTTGCTCCCCGAGCGCGAACGATTGGGTATCGTGTTGCTCGCGGCGGGGAAGCCGGGTGAGGCCGAGTCGACATTCCGTGCCGAATTGGCAAAGCACCCGCGCAATCCACGAGCGCTCTACGGCGTGTGGAAGAGTCTCGAGGCGCAGCGCCGCGATGCGCGTGCGGCGCAGCGCGACTTCGCGGCCGCCTGGTCCGGTGCGGACGTCATCCTCGGTGACGACCTGTATCCGCGACGCCGGTGACGCCTGTAGCTTCATCGTGCCAGGAAAGCCGCTGCCACTCTTTCGCTGGTTGTTTACCTATGCGCAGACGCCCGCTGTATCGTTGCCTCCGAGAGGCCATGGACTAGTCATGGGAATCCTGACCTTCAGCCTCAACGTCACGCTTGATGGTTGTGTCGATCACCAAGAGGGGATCGCCGACGACGAGACGCACGCGTTCTTCACCAATCTCATGAACGCGAACGGCGCGATGCTGTGGGGGCGCGTCACGTACGAGATGATGGAGAATTACTGGCCCTCGGTCGCGCGCGGCGACGTCGAGGCGCCGCCGGCCATACGGGAGTGGGCGGTCCAGCTCGAGGCGAAGCCAAAGTACGTCGTGTCGAGTACGCGAACGGACTTCTCGTGGAACAATAGTCACCACATCACCGGCGACCTGCGCACGCGCGTGCAGCAGCTGAAAGACGCGACCCCGGCCGGTGTGCTCCTTGGCAGCGGCGCACTCGCGACTGAGTTAGACCGACTGGACCTTATCGACGAGTACCTGTTCCTCGTGCACCCCAGGATCGCCGGTCACGGCCCCACGCTGTATCAAGGCGGGCTGCCCCGCACGCGGCGGCTCGAACTTCTCTCGGCCACGCCCCTCCGCTGTGGTTCGGTGGCGGTGCACTATCGACGTGCGCCGAACGACACGTGATACGGCACCACTGGCTTCGGCTACTTTGGTGTGCAACTTGAATGCTGGAGGTTGTGTGAGCGAAAGTCTCAAGCTGGTTCGCCGGGTGAGTGCATTCTGTGTAGGCGTGGCCCTCGCCGCCTGCGGCGCCGACGACGAAGCACTGATCTCGGTCTCGTATCGATCCGACGCGATAGTGCCGCGTACGCAGACGACTGTCATTCTGTCCGACGGTACGCGGCGCTACGTGATTACCGGAGCGGAATTGCGGCCGGCCGACGGGATCGCCATCATGCGTCCGACTGCCATGTCGGGCGAGGCCAAGGCAAACGTCAGCATGAGTGACGCGCAGGGTGTCATCGCAACCGGGCAGCTCGAACTGCCGTTGATGTCAGACTGGGTTTGGGGCGTGGAAATCCACGTCGACTCTGTGAATCCGTCGCGGTTGTGCTTCGGCTGCGTTGGGAGCCGGTCGTTTCCGCTTCGACCCGGCGTGGGCCGTACGGTTCGTGATTCGCTTTGGCTAACGTGGGGCGGGAACTCCATTCGCAACCCGGTTGTCTACTAACTGGTCGCCAATGGGGTCGTCATCGGCACCGACTGAGTCGAGTTGTAGTCAGTGTTCGAGAAGCTCGCCATTCGGGCAGAGGCCGAGCGGTTTCAGGAACTTCGGCCGCTGCCGTTCGGTGTGTGCGGCCGGATCTACGACAAGTACGGGATGCAGTGGATATTCAGCGGCGACGGTGCGCAGTAGCGGCCGGTGACTTGACGGCACCCGACACCATCGCGAACGGCGCGCGGCGTTCCTACGGCTTCGGACTCGGTACGGGTAACACATGCACTTCCACACCTGACGGCAATGACCGACGACGAATTGGCGGTGGCGCTCCAGGCCGAATTCGCCCGCTTGGGCTTGGATTGGGAACGGGCGCCCTTCGATATCGTGAACGCGACGACGGACGACGAGCGCGACGCGGATCGGTCGGACGACCTCTTCCTCGCACACCTGCGAGGACTGTCGCCGGGCGCGACATGGCGAGAGGTCTACGTTGACCTCCCAGCACACTGGGATCTGGAGGATCCGCAGACGTGGTCCGTGCCCTACCACCCGTTGGGGCCACTCGACTACCCGGTACTGCCGACCGGCCCGGCTCTGCTGCTCGCGTGGCCCGTGACGCTCGACGAGGGATGTCTCGACAGACTCTGCGCACGCGCCAACGCCGCGGCCTTTCGCGTGCACGCCACATGGTTCCTGTCTTTGAGCACGCCCTTTCCGGAGCGTCTCGCCTACGTGGTGTTGCCGCACGACACCACCGATGACATGTTTGCCGCCTTCCAGGCGTTCGTCGCCGCCGACCTCGAGGCGCGTGTATGGTCGATTTGCCGCACGGGCAGGGAGCGCTACTACGCGTGAGGGTCAGGCGGCCATACGTATTCGTGCGCCGACGTATGCTGTATCTTCGATGAAGAAGCACACACCATTCTCGGGGATACATCTTTGTCACGCATGCCTGGCGTACGGAACGATGAAGGTCGGCGCGGTTCAGAATCCCGCCCCGCGCGCGCATGAGTGAGCCCGCACAGTCGCCACGGTACCAGCTGCTCGTCGACCACCTCGGTACCGGGCTGACCCTGAGCTACCTCGCCCTCGTGGCGATCGGCATGTTCCATAGCGTCCTCGGTTATCGCCACTACGGGATCAATATTCTGGACTATGCGGAAGCCAGCGACTTCTTACTCGCGCCGTTTCGGGACCCGATGGTGATGGTCGTGACCGTGCTTCCCGCCGTCCTCGCATTCGCGTATCTGAGATTCTTCGATCAGTATTCGACGCGCGCGCGGGAGAAGCGTCGCGCTGCAGGGAAAGCGCTCGCGTGGTGGGAGAGCAGCGAAGCCACGGTGGCGCGTACGAAGCCGCTCCTGCCGTTCCTCGCGATTGGAATGGCGATGCTCTGGGTCTTCGTGAGCGCGGATGCCTACCAGCGCAGACTCGCCACGCGGGCGATGCGGGGTGAGGGACAGCGCGTTCTCGTCGAACTCACGAACGGAACGATTGATGGCGGCAGCCCGCGCCGTCCGCTGGTCATGGTCGGGGCGACGAGTCGCTACTTCATCTTCTTTCGTACTGCGGACTGGCAGACGGAAGTGATGCCAACCGATAACGTCCTGCGAATTCTTCCCGAAGGCACGTTGCCCACGACCAGCGTGTCGCGCCGTGAGCGGAGCTGGAAGCAGCTCGATGAACGTCCACTGCCGCGAAGCGGGGCGGACTCGACGAAGGGGCACTGACTTTGCCGATTCTGGTATTGCATCAAGTCTGTCGCGTACGGCTGGCTGTCGAAGTTCTCACGTTCGCGACACTCGCGGTTTTCGTTGCTGGGTGTCGCGAGTCCGCCAGCCCGCAGCGCGTAAGCCAACGTGTCGTCGGCGACACCACGTTCGTGTCGTCACCGGCAGAAGGAGTCGAGGGCCCCGTGCGTTTGGCGGAGTCGCTGCGAATCACCGAGCCGTCGCTCGATTTCAGTCGAATCGACGCGGGCGCGTTTGGACCGGGCGGCACGATTTGGATCTTCGACGCCGCGGGTCCACAGGGCGCGTCCATTCACGTGGTCGATGCCCTCGGCCACACCGCAACACCCGCTGG
This region of Gemmatimonas groenlandica genomic DNA includes:
- a CDS encoding dihydrofolate reductase family protein, which gives rise to MGILTFSLNVTLDGCVDHQEGIADDETHAFFTNLMNANGAMLWGRVTYEMMENYWPSVARGDVEAPPAIREWAVQLEAKPKYVVSSTRTDFSWNNSHHITGDLRTRVQQLKDATPAGVLLGSGALATELDRLDLIDEYLFLVHPRIAGHGPTLYQGGLPRTRRLELLSATPLRCGSVAVHYRRAPNDT